In Citrus sinensis cultivar Valencia sweet orange chromosome 4, DVS_A1.0, whole genome shotgun sequence, one DNA window encodes the following:
- the LOC102610607 gene encoding uncharacterized protein LOC102610607: MEELSSHNKKRVRDDPAEPELELPEVKRLKDDLLSGFLDDSDPDAAVLDLDSVMKSFEVEITPTSSPPVEVVDLTSTDSGEAQPDLGYLLEASDDELGLPPSTTVSSEEVKSDEVTELVRVSSGSSGIGDLWGFEDNVNISSYDSFELGVGGVNNLVNDYVAFDDGLFEYSNVYFDPAEISDFSWRYET; encoded by the coding sequence atgGAAGAGTTGAGTAGCCATAACAAGAAGAGAGTCAGGGATGACCCGGCCGAGCCGGAGTTGGAGTTGCCGGAGGTGAAGAGGTTGAAGGATGATTTGTTGTCTGGATTTCTGGACGACTCCGATCCCGATGCGGCGGTTCTCGATCTTGACTCGGTAATGAAGAGCTTCGAGGTGGAGATAACACCCACTTCTTCGCCTCCGGTTGAGGTGGTGGATCTGACGTCGACGGATTCCGGCGAGGCCCAGCCGGACCTTGGATACCTTCTAGAAGCATCCGATGACGAGCTTGGTCTGCCACCTTCCACTACTGTTTCGAGTGAGGAGGTTAAAAGTGATGAGGTGACTGAGTTGGTCCGAGTCTCATCTGGATCGTCTGGAATCGGCGATTTGTGGGGGTTTGAGGATAACGTTAACATCTCGAGTTATGACTCGTTCGAGTTGGGAGTCGGTGGCGTGAATAATTTAGTAAACGATTACGTGGCGTTTGATGATGGGTTGTTCGAATATTCCAACGTGTACTTCGACCCGGCCGAGATTTCTGACTTCTCGTGGAGATACGAGACCTAG